In Sulfurimonas sp. hsl 1-7, the DNA window CTTTTTGAAAATGAACTCTCAAATATGAAAACAGCTATCGAAAATGATGAGTGGGATGCTGTACATAAAGGGATGTCGGATGGAAACAAACTATACGATATCTTTAAGTGATACCGTATTTTTTTATAATCTCTTTTAGTTTTGTCTTATCAACCTGCTCTTTCTCAGAAGAGTAAAGGTTTTTCTCCAAGATCTCTACGATTTTTCTTACATCCCCGTCAATATCTTTATACGGTAACAGTTTTACAAGAAGTAGTTTTTCATCTTTTAAAGAGAGCTTTTGTTTCTCATTTTTTGAAAACTTTCTCCCTTTTAAGAGCATCACTACTATACCGATTAAAATACCGAAAATAAATGCTAAAAGTACAGAGAGATAATCTGTTTTTGCTGTAACTTCACTTTGTGTAGCAAATGGTTTTTCCTCTACTTCTTGCTCTTTTTTTATGTTCAGCGGCTGCTGTGTTTTTTGTGTAGAACCGTGAACTTTAATATCTATAGGCCGTGTCTGTATAGTTTTGAGCTGTTTTGTTTTTGTATCGAAAAATGTAACTTCAAAAGGTTTGATCGTAAAGTCATGATCTCCCACAAAAACAAGTTTTTGCGTCAAACTGTTTCCGTTTAGTTCACTCTTTTCATCAAAAACATTCACACCGTCTATATGGGGTTTAAAACTCTCAATATCTTCTAAATTTCCGCTGCCTTGCACTTTTACAACTACATTAACGGCCTCATTTGGATTGACACTTATTTTATCTACACTTGTAGCAATAGTAAAGTCCCCTATTAATTTCGCATCATGGGGCAGCGGTTTCACATCTAAAGTGATCTCATTGGAAAAATAGCTCTTCCATTGTACCTGAGGCATAAACGTCGGACTCCACCCTTGCGAGTTTACCCTTGATGCCACCCGTAGTTGTGCCGCTGAAATCGTAACATTTCCCTCCCGTTGAGGAGTGAGTACATACTCCACTTTTGTCAGCACATACTCTCCGTCCTCACTTCTGCTCGGTTTAGATTCACTTTTTTTCCATAAACCTTTAAAGTCTGATGGTAAAAATTTACTGTCTACCACAGAAGCACTTTGCTTTTGTTTGAGAAGCAACGTTAATGTAATACTCTCCCCAACATAAGGATCTGTTTTAGAAACATCATATTCTAAAAGAAAATCCCTTCCCGCTTGTGCACTCTGCTTTTTAACCTCCAGCTTTACGCTGTTTGATTTTACTACCTTTCCGTCAAGCTCCACCTCAACAGGATCAATTGTACAACTTTTTTGTGCTATAAACTGATATACGTATGTATATGTCTTTTTATAATCGGTTCCAATCATTTCAATATTTGTACGTGAACCGCTTGAGATAATATTGTGTCCGCAAAGTTGATAGATAGATGGTTGCACAGCGTCAGAAGCGTCTACTTTTAAGGAATAGGTCACCATATCACCGAGAGTTACTACTTTCGGAGAGATGCTGGCACTCACACCTCCGTATAAACTGCTTACTAAAAATAAAAATAATATAGAGATTTTACCAAGGCTTTTCATCTTCACTCCTTTGGATTTTTTGGTCTTGATTGAGTTGGTATAGAAATGTTTTTTGTTTATGGTTTAAGGCTTTGAGCCATTTTTTCTCTTCAGCATCACTCATAGTATCTTGCTTATGGGCTTGAGCAGCACTGGAGTTTTGAGGATCTAACTTCTCCTCTTTATTCTCCTGTTTTTGTTGCTCTGACTCTTTTTGTTTCTCTTGTTCATTCTCTTTTTTGTTCTCTTCCTGCTTTTTTTGCTCAGATTTTTGTTTTTCATCTTGCTTTTTGTTTTGCTGCTTCTCTTTACTA includes these proteins:
- a CDS encoding BatD family protein, translating into MKSLGKISILFLFLVSSLYGGVSASISPKVVTLGDMVTYSLKVDASDAVQPSIYQLCGHNIISSGSRTNIEMIGTDYKKTYTYVYQFIAQKSCTIDPVEVELDGKVVKSNSVKLEVKKQSAQAGRDFLLEYDVSKTDPYVGESITLTLLLKQKQSASVVDSKFLPSDFKGLWKKSESKPSRSEDGEYVLTKVEYVLTPQREGNVTISAAQLRVASRVNSQGWSPTFMPQVQWKSYFSNEITLDVKPLPHDAKLIGDFTIATSVDKISVNPNEAVNVVVKVQGSGNLEDIESFKPHIDGVNVFDEKSELNGNSLTQKLVFVGDHDFTIKPFEVTFFDTKTKQLKTIQTRPIDIKVHGSTQKTQQPLNIKKEQEVEEKPFATQSEVTAKTDYLSVLLAFIFGILIGIVVMLLKGRKFSKNEKQKLSLKDEKLLLVKLLPYKDIDGDVRKIVEILEKNLYSSEKEQVDKTKLKEIIKKYGIT